Part of the Aquimarina sp. TRL1 genome, CACAAAACAGTATCGCCTATATTGTTTATAACAATCCCGATGCTGTGCGCAAACTGATACATCATAGTGGATATATCCCTCCCTCGGATATACATGAGCTGGTATCTGCTACCAAGGAACTGGTACGATTACAGGGAAAAGATACCATCGCCAGGTTGTTAAGGATACACCCAGATAAGAAAGCCATTCTTTCCTTATCTGATACTTCTACATCTAAAAAAGGGAGTTGCCATTTTTGCAACTACGACCATTTCAATAGTGAGGATAATTATTGTGGTTTTTGTGGACATTCTAATTATACAGGTCTGGTAGATAAGGACAGGTTCTTACAACAATTTGCCGATACTTCCGATGGTGTTTTAGAAAAGTACTACCACCAGATAGTTAACAAATCCAATAAGCAACCCGAAAACCAAACACTTGCCAGTGAAGTACAACTGGTATGGAACGAATTACGCCAACGCCGTTTACATCAAGCTAAACAATCCGATAGATCTTCTACAAAGGAGTCTCTTTCCTTTAACCGAGAAGAAATATTATTTATGGGATTGAGCTTTATTGGTGGTTTTGTGGTGTGTTCCATTTTAAAACGATAATACGATGACCCATAGACAACAGACCTATAACCAGACGATTAATTTGATTAGCCATTTAATCCTGACAGAGCCCCATGCGGTGGTTTCCTTATTGGAATCCTATGGGGCTTATTTTAATACTCCTCCCAACCGTAAAGAGCTTATTGATTTGGTTTTAGAACAGATAAAAGAAGGTTCACAAGATTTTGAAGAGGCATTAGGGGATTTGATAACCCTGCATATTCAGAAAAACGGCAAAGCAATGTTAGCCCTGGATCAAAAAGAGTATGCTTCTTATTATGATGCTACACAAGAGGATGAAGATGCCTTTTGGGGGACTTTGGCAAAAGTAGGGATTGGTCTTGTAGGGAAATTAATTGGTAAGAAAAAAGGAAATAAAAGAAGCCAAAGAAGTCATAGTCGTGGCGGTGGCAGATCCCATGCAGCAGTACTGGCTGCCTCCCGGGCACAAGCTCAAAGGGCTGCACGACAGGTAGAACAAATGCGAAGGGATATGCAGCGTCAAATGCAACAGATGATCAAACGTCAAGAGCAAGAACTTCGTAAACAACGAGAAAAGCAAAAGCAAAGAGAAAAAGAACTGGAAGAAAAAGCTAAAAAATCAAGAAATATGATCTTAATGGTAGCAGGAGGTATTACCGGATTAACCCTTTTAGGTTTTATCGTATTGTCAAAGAATAAAGCCACTCCAGCTACTGCAATGCAAATGCCCTATACTCCCGCTATTTCTCTCACCCCAGGGGTTCCCCGATAATGATACCATAGCTTATGAACACTTTTGTAAACCCTGCTAACTATAGTTTTTATCCTTCTGCTACAGATGATAGCTTTTTACATCATATACAAAGAAGACATGGTATAAGACCTAAATCCAGAAAAAAACTTTTTCACAGGTCACTAAGGTTATCTCATAAAAGAAGGATACAACCCTTAAGAATTCGTAGAAAAAAAACCAGAACAAGAAGTATAAGACCAATAAACAAAAGAAAACTTATAAGTCGTAAGGGAGCTATCCCAATGGTTTTGCCAAGGCAAAAACCATATAGAATAAATTCAATACCAAGAAAATCTGTAACAGTATCAAAACCTACAAGATATAGATCAACAACAAAAAAGATAAAGAAAAAGAAACCTAAAATGGTTACTCTTAATTTTCCAGCTCCTGCCAGAAAATCTAAAGGAATCAGAAAAAATATTCCCATGCAAAACAGATTCGCATTGGAAACCTTTGGCAAACATCAAGCGAAAGCAACAGTGAAAACACCCCCTCAAAAAGACAAAAATAAGCAGAAAGGCAACGGATTATTCTTATCTGTAAAAATAGGGATCACTCTGACTGTTGTATTGGCAGGTATATGGATTTATAAAAGCACAAAAAAGAACTAAAACATGGATATACTAGCAAGTATTACTGAGCAAGAATATAGAGGTACCGGAGAAATTCCAGTGGGATTTTTGTTTGCCTTAGTAAAAAATACAGGAAGCCGTCCTGCTATCATTAATTCGGTAGCACTGGCTCCCGGAGAAGACAAGAGCTATCCCTTTATCGGAAAGCCCTATAGGGCAATTCCTTTTAATACTCAGGGATCAACCCTTAGAGTGATGTATGTACTTTAAGATGTGTTATTAACCATTAAACAAAACTATAATGATTGCAGGAGAAACTGAGTACTTACTGGAAGATGATTTTTTCAGAAGTAAAGCCCAGCGTGAAAAACGTCGAGCTGCCCGTAAGGCAAGACGATTAAAAAGGCGTCGTATAAGAAACGCTGAGCGCCAAAGAAGAAGGGATATAAAAGCTACAAAAATGGAAGGTCGTCAAAAGCGAAGAACTTTTTTATCTAAACTAGGAGCGGTCTATCGTGATCTTGGAGGGGCAGGTTCCATTGGTAAAAGCATAGATACTATGTTAAACAACCCTATTGACAAGAAGTCTTCTGTGCAGAACCAGGAAGATTTCACAGTAGCCTTAGAATCGTCCAAAAAAAATAACAAACCCTCATACACCCCTTGGATTATTGGAGGATCGGTAGTACTGGGGGTAGTTGTCATTGGAGCGGTGATCTATTCTCAGAACCAGAAAAATTATCTGGGTGTTATAAAACAATAAGCTATCATATGATAATCCCTATTGCTGCCAATAAAGAATCTTTTACTATCGGGTTACGCTTTCTGGCTAAACGAAAGCTTAGCATTGGAATCTGGGTATATGATCCATACCGTCCCTATACCCATTATTTTAGAAGAAAAGTGCAACTCTCTAAAGGACAAAACAGAAAGATAGAAATATGCCTTCCTGTTAGTGCAGAATATTTGGAGTTGAAAATCTATGATAAACAGGGAGGCATTGGTGGCTTTAAGCTCACTGATTTTAAGATTACGAAAATGCCCCCTCCAGTAATATGGGCAAGTCCGCAACAACAACGTTTTATGGATTTTGCCATTGATTTTGCGCAAAAGGCAGGATACCTGCCCACTGGGTTTTATGATAGCCCTACACAAGAGTTTTTGTTCCAATACCTGCCAGCTATTACAGATACAAGCGGGAAGGAATTAATTACCCCTGCCCGAATCCACCGAAAGATGCCAAGGGTACAAATTTCTAAACAGATCTTTAGAACCTTGAGCATCCCGGTTCGGGTATTTATTCTATCTCATGAAGGGTGTCATTGGTTTTTAAATGTACGTAGTGAAAAAAAAGCTGATCTGTGTGGAATACGACATTATTTGGATTATGGCTTTCCTAAGATAGAAGCTGTGTACGCTGCTACTAAAATATTCGGGAGATACCCTGATTTGGTGGGAGCTAAGCAAATACAAAGAACCAAAGACATTATTGCCTTTATTGACCAATATACCACTGAAAGATGAAAAAAAACACCTCCATTGTAATAGCAAGTACGCTGACAGGTCTTACACTACTTTGGTTTTGGTATCTGCATAACCGATCAAAAAATAAGCTTGTGCTATCTCCAAGAAAAGCCCCTGTAGTTGATCCTCAGAAGAGCTATAAAGCAGAAGACCATTTTATCCATACTCCGGTTGTATCACCTGTGGTATCCCGGAAAAAATCGAAAAACAACGCAGCTGTAAATCTATTGTCCTCTAAAGAAGATACCCAATTAATCCTTGGTAACACCTCTGAAAAGACCAGAGAGATACACCTGTGGAGTGGTCATAAAAAACCACCAATAAGCCCTTTGCTACCAGGAGATGTTCCTAAACATAAGAAAAATACGCTTTCTATAAACAATACATCACAACAAGGAATTTATCCCCAGGGGATGGTCTTTAACCCTGCCAATGGATATACCTATATCGCATACCAACTATCTGGTACTATTGATATAATACATTCAAAAGGAGTGATACAAACGTTATCCCTTGCTAGGCACACCCCCATAGTAAACAATCCTTCGCCGGTAGACCTGACCGTACACTCTATTGCTGATTCTAACAACTACGGAAAGGTCTATTCGGCGAATATTTTAAACAATACTGTAAGTGTGATTACCTCTGATATGGAGATAACCAATACGATTGTAGTTGGAACACGTCCAATAGGGATTTGTTTTAACCCGGTAAATCAAATGCTCTATGTTGCTAATCTCTCTGATGATACAGTAAGTATTATTGACACCCAAACAGAAAGTGTATTAATAACAGTCGGTGTTGGAAAGTCTCCACGATCTATTACCATTGATCCTATAACAGGATATGCTTATGTTCTTACCTATGGAGACAATAGTATCAGTGTACTCAATACCGATTTTCAGGTTATTGAAATCATTGCAGATATAGCTGAGTCCCTGACCACAGCTGCCTATTATCCGGCGAATAACCATTTG contains:
- a CDS encoding YncE family protein — its product is MKKNTSIVIASTLTGLTLLWFWYLHNRSKNKLVLSPRKAPVVDPQKSYKAEDHFIHTPVVSPVVSRKKSKNNAAVNLLSSKEDTQLILGNTSEKTREIHLWSGHKKPPISPLLPGDVPKHKKNTLSINNTSQQGIYPQGMVFNPANGYTYIAYQLSGTIDIIHSKGVIQTLSLARHTPIVNNPSPVDLTVHSIADSNNYGKVYSANILNNTVSVITSDMEITNTIVVGTRPIGICFNPVNQMLYVANLSDDTVSIIDTQTESVLITVGVGKSPRSITIDPITGYAYVLTYGDNSISVLNTDFQVIEIIADIAESLTTAAYYPANNHLYVVASQQNQVIPIDLETYTVAPAIVVGNNPYKIIYHPKTELLYVGNREDATFSLIDITQTVVATLSLGKVNTGIAIDTTTDRLYSSDPVSASIAVISYSNHPQAIHINQQYYEKREDFIYNPVLVEHVKIIFSGASPISVLELEKQTISGKSKSYPISLSKYTHPRNVAKVYEVTGLKDSLLDGSHGWKFKIQPGQTISMIIYYHQIKREQLNPNYKTPML